A genomic region of Microtus ochrogaster isolate Prairie Vole_2 chromosome 15, MicOch1.0, whole genome shotgun sequence contains the following coding sequences:
- the LOC113456745 gene encoding uncharacterized protein C12orf81-like, whose translation MPGLTAFGALPSGPAMAWALILALCNGALAPVGALDAMGPHAAVRLSELLTPEECGHFRSLLEAPEPDVDAELARLSEDWLARPEPSTPSPGAQGIVGQRRRAAATQPSEGQEGVPTGTREVSDGCREALASWLAAEAPVLSWDRVARALRRSGRPDVARELAKNLHQQATLQLRRSGANYVQPPVAPAPAPAPAPRSRRSGVPAHSWDDLELIVERLPQPPYTRSPAAWIGPLVLGLLVGFVGALGTGALITVLTLWIAGGDGDPAPRASSGPRPSPAPCRWEAEPLLPRTWAPQGPSPHGRLL comes from the coding sequence ATGCCTGGCCTTACGGCATTCGGAGCCCTTCCCTCAGGCCCTGCCATGGCGTGGGCGCTGATTCTGGCGCTCTGCAACGGGGCGCTGGCCCCCGTGGGCGCGCTGGACGCCATGGGCCCTCACGCAGCAGTCCGCCTGTCGGAGCTGCTGACCCCGGAGGAGTGCGGCCACTTCCGATCGCTCCTAGAGGCGCCCGAGCCCGACGTGGACGCCGAGTTGGCCCGGCTATCTGAGGACTGGCTGGCACGGCCTGAGCCGTCCACACCCTCTCCCGGAGCGCAGGGTATCGTGGGGCAACGGCGGCGGGCGGCAGCCACGCAGCCGTCGGAGGGACAGGAGGGCGTGCCAACCGGGACCAGGGAGGTGTCCGACGGTTGCCGCGAGGCGCTGGCGTCCTGGTTGGCCGCCGAAGCCCCGGTCCTGTCGTGGGACCGCGTGGCCCGGGCGCTACGGCGCAGCGGCCGCCCGGATGTGGCGCGGGAGCTGGCCAAGAACCTCCACCAGCAGGCGACGTTGCAGCTACGCAGGTCAGGCGCGAACTACGTGCAGCCGCCCGTGGCCCCCGCCCCGGCCCCGGCCCCGGCCCCGCGCTCCCGCCGCTCCGGGGTCCCCGCGCACTCCTGGGACGATTTAGAGCTGATCGTGGAGCGCCTGCCGCAGCCCCCGTACACGCGAAGCCCAGCAGCCTGGATCGGGCCGCTGGTGCTCGGCCTCCTCGTTGGCTTCGTGGGAGCGCTGGGCACCGGGGCGCTGATCACCGTGCTCACGCTGTGGATCGCAGGCGGCGACGGCGATCCCGCCCCGCGCGCTTCCTCCGGGCCCAGGCCGTCCCCAGCGCCATGCCGCTGGGAAGCAGAGCCGCTCCTGCCCCGAACCTGGGCGCCGCAGGGACCGTCCCCCCACGGCCGGCTGCTGTGA
- the Fignl2 gene encoding putative fidgetin-like protein 2, with protein MHWTPEHAQPLNQWPEQHLDVSSTTPSPAHKLEMPPGGRQRCHYAWAHDDISALTASNLLKRYAEKYSGVLDSPYERPGLASYSDTAFLNGAKGDPEPWPGPEPPYPLGSLHEGLPGAKSAGGGGSAGLGGSPVVAGNLAEPLYTGNACGPPSGATEYPTSYGGGYLAPGYCAQTSAALAPPPPAAPAPPRPAPYGFPTAAAVEGVSLKRKAVDEGAEARYRKYAYEPAKAPAADGAAYPAADDAECRGNGFRAKPAAATEEGTGKYGGGGALKVLGSPAYGPQLEPFDKFPPERVPATRGGFTAPSGEPPKGVDPGTLELVTSKMVDCGPPVQWADVAGQGALKAALEEELLWPLLRPPACPGSARPPRTVLLFGPRGSGKALLGRCLATQLGATLLRLRGAGLAASGAVESARLLQAAFAAARCRPPAVLLISELDALLPARDDGASLRAPLLACLDGGCGARHDGVLVVGTTSRPAALDEATRRRFALRLYVALPDGAARGQILQRALAQQGCALSERELAVLVQGTQGFSGGELGQLCQQAAAEVGLSGLQRPLSYKDVEAALAKVGPRASPKELDSLVEWDKMYGSGH; from the exons ATGCACTGGACACCAGAACACGCCCAGCCCCTCAACCAGTGGCCAGAGCAGCACCTGGACGTCTCCTCCACTACCCCATCGCCGGCCCACAAGTTGGAGATGCCTCCAGGGGGTCGCCAGCGCTGCCACTATGCTTGGGCACACGATGACATCTCCGCCCTCACTGCCTCCAACCTCCTCAAGCGCTACGCTGAGAAGTACTCCGGAGTCCTGGACTCGCCCTACGAGCGCCCGGGCCTGGCCAGCTACAGTGACACCGCCTTCCTCAACGGTGCCAAAGGGGACCCGGAGCCCTGGCCCGGGCCGGAGCCACCTTACCCGTTGGGCTCGCTCCACGAAGGCCTCCCGGGAGCCAAGTCGGCCGGGGGGGGTGGGTCCGCGGGCCTCGGGGGCTCCCCGGTGGTAGCGGGGAACCTGGCTGAGCCGTTGTATACAGGCAATGCTTGCGGGCCCCCGTCGGGGGCCACCGAGTACCCGACGAGCTACGGGGGCGGGTACCTGGCACCCGGCTACTGCGCGCAGACGAGCGCCGCGCTGGCCCCGCCGCCCCCGGCCGC CCCCGCGCCGCCCCGGCCCGCGCCCTACGGCTTCCCCACCGCCGCCGCCGTCGAGGGCGTGTCGCTGAAGCGCAAGGCGGTCGACGAGGGCGCGGAGGCTCGCTACCGCAAGTACGCTTACGAGCCCGCCAAGGCCCCCGCGGCCGACGGCGCCGCCTACCCCGCCGCGGATGACGCCGAGTGTCGGGGCAACGGGTTCCGCGCCAAGCCAGCCGCAGCTACGGAGGAGGGGACCGGCAAGTACGGCGGCGGCGGCGCTCTCAAGGTCCTGGGGTCCCCCGCCTACGGCCCGCAACTCGAGCCCTTTGACAAGTTTCCCCCTGAGCGGGTCCCGGCCACCCGCGGAGGATTCACGGCGCCGTCGGGGGAACCTCCCAAGGGTGTGGACCCGGGGACCCTGGAGCTGGTGACCAGCAAGATGGTAGACTGCGGGCCCCCGGTGCAATGGGCAGACGTGGCGGGCCAGGGCGCGCTCAAGGCGGcgctggaggaggagctgctgtGGCCCCTGCTGAGGCCACCCGCCTGTCCCGGCAGCGCGCGCCCGCCGCGGACCGTGCTGCTCTTCGGGCCCCGCGGCTCCGGCAAAGCTCTGCTGGGCCGCTGCCTCGCCACCCAGCTGGGCGCCACGCTGCTGCGCCTGCGCGGGGCCGGCCTGGCCGCCTCGGGCGCCGTCGAGAGCGCGCGCCTCCTGCAGGCTGCCTTTGCGGCTGCGCGCTGCCGCCCGCCCGCGGTGCTGCTCATCAGCGAGCTGGACGCGCTGCTGCCGGCGCGGGACGACGGGGCCTCTCTGCGGGCGCCTCTGCTGGCCTGCCTGGACGGCGGCTGCGGCGCGCGCCACGATGGCGTGCTGGTGGTGGGTACCACCTCGCGGCCTGCGGCCTTGGACGAGGCGACTCGCCGACGTTTCGCGCTGCGCTTGTACGTGGCGCTGCCCGACGGCGCGGCGCGCGGGCAGATCCTGCAGAGGGCGCTGGCTCAGCAGGGCTGTGCGCTGAGCGAGCGGGAGCTGGCCGTCCTGGTGCAGGGCACCCAGGGCTTCTCAGGCGGCGAGCTGGGGCAGCTGTGCCAGCAGGCAGCGGCCGAGGTGGGCCTCTCCGGACTGCAGAGGCCCCTTTCCTACAAAGACGTAGAGGCTGCTCTAGCCAAGGTGGGCCCTCGGGCTTCCCCCAAGGAGCTGGACTCTCTAGTGGAGTGGGACAAAATGTATGGCTCCGGACACTGA